GTTCTACAAAATTTCattatcttttcatatttttgtttgtagAATGCCTGAACCAAATGCAAATTCCACCCCTATACCCGAGAAGGACCTTCCAAGGTATAAAACTCTCATCTTATCTTATCTCTTTAATTTCCTTGTAGCGATTTTAACTTTTAAGCTTTTCTTCTCCTTAAAGACTCCTTTTAGTCTATTCCTGTAACTACAAACTTGTGCCAAATATCAAAATGTGTTGTTCAGGCCTTGATGGTAGAACTTACTCCTTATGTATTCATCAGATGCCAGGAGGATGGATGTGATTCCTTAGTTCGACCTCATGTAGTTTGGTTTGGAGAGTCGTTAAATGATGAGGTGCTAAGGAAGACCGATGAAGAACTAGAGTCATGTGACTTATGCCTTGTGGTGAGTTCATTGACTAAGTTGTagaccccccccaaaaaaaaaaaggaatgaaagAGTTCTTTGTCTGAATTGTGTGTTACTTATTTAGCCAAGATCATCTAGATATGGGGACCACAAAACTGTCTTCAGAGAATTTTGCAGGAAATCATAAAAAGTCTGAACAATTCTGTGCAGTTTCATGATATATAAGAAATCATTGTCACATACTCGTTATAATAAATGCAACACATCTGTATAAGTCAAAAACTATGAACAATTATTCCGTTCCTCTTAATTTTGTCTGGTCTGTGGACCATGACATACAAAGTTTGCTTTCTGAGTCACTGACGAAAAAAAGATTGCAGGCCATAGTTTTAGACCATCCAAGACTTGTCACAAAAGGGAAAATACTTTTCCATAATTTGCATGTCATCTGTCACTTGGCCCCCATAAACTCTTTTGTGTTTGTTCAGTCAGAAATTGTActacaaaatgttaattttggcTTGTCTATACCTGTTATTTAAATTTGGAAATAAATGTTTTCTCTGCACAAACGAGTCTGAAGGGAATGATGATATTGATTAAACAATGAAGTTGAAATTAATTAGCTATAAGGAGGAAATCTGTCAGTTTCCTTTTTTGTCTACTTCTTTGGTGTAGGTGGGTACATCATCAGTTGTGTATCCAGCAGCCATGTTTGCCCCAATGCTGGCTTCCAGGGGAGTAACAGTAGCAGAATTCAACATGGAGGAAACCCAAGCTACCTCCTCCCTGAAGTAAGTAGTCTTCTCATGTTTGTCTGATATTAACATCTCTCATCTGTCTTCTTCTTGCCTAGAGGCAAATAAGGCCTCCACAGAGCGTCTCCATTCATCTCGGTTGGCAGCTTCGTTTCTGGCCTCATACCGAGATTGCCAACcagccctctctctctctttgtccaCTGTCCTGCGCCATGTTGTTTTTGGTCGCCCTCTCTTTCTCCTGCCCTCTGGTGCCCAAGTCATACtgatgttgctgttgttgtttgggTTTTGGTGCAATATATGCCCAATGAATTTCcatcttcttttcttaattttgatGCTTAGTAGTCCCATTTTTGCTCTCTTTATCAGTTCCTTTGTGCTGACCTGTTCTTGCCATCTTATCCCTAGCACTCTCCTGAGGcatttgttatgaaatatatcGCTTTTCTCTTCATTCCCCTTATTCATTTTCCAGGTCTCGCATCCATATAGTAGGACCGGTAGTACCAGTGTTTTGTACAGTGATATTAACATAGATCTATTCATCTTGACACTATTCTATAATGCAACAGAAAGTGTTTTATGTTCCCATATAATGAGGCTTTGCATGACCAAACACCAGGGGAGTAATTGTTCAACTCTTTTCATATCTTTATAGGTATCATTTCCACGGAGCAGCTGGTGAATTTGTCCCACAGGCACTGGCCAGACATGAATCAGAGCCTGTTGAATGATTGCAGTCCAGTTTACCAAATGGAATGGTCTCCAAAACCTCTCTCAGCAATACTGCTAGTCATTTGAAGAAAGTACTTAAAAGTGGTGGTCATTAAAAggccccaaaatatgctagatagtcaaataatggtcactaataATCAAGTTTCCAACAAGCATCTAACAGTCAGCCTCAAagtaaggtgaccagacatcCCTGATTTTCCAGGACAGTCCCCAATTCCAATATTTCGTTCCTGAttaacaagtgtccccgaaaatgtcccagATTTAAGAAGAAGTTCcttaaatgtcaaaatataacattttattgaCAACAGATAATTTAGAAGTATTTCAAAATCTACCTTCCTGTCTGTTATACTTtaatttcatgacatttcaaAACCAAAGATGTACACAAGAACCTCCCACAGATGATCGCAGAGATTGAACGAGGAGGGGGTCACCCCCTTCCCCACAGGTTTGATACCTGCTATGTATAGGTGGTATTTTGTTGCACAACTGGTTTGACAGAAATAATGTATACAAGATTATTatctaaataaaatgaaattgttagcaaactgcttatccactagagagccagTGTAATAGAACGTGTAAAAGTGAgttctgacgtttcgatcctagcaggatattcttcagaggttaaatgacaagtaacagtaacagaagggacaaaaacacacacagaatacagacaggttaatgagcagtaATGATTATTATCTGAGACATTTACTATACTGAAATAACAAGATTAAACACTTTGTTAGTTTGATAATAACGTCTCAGCCTGTAGATAATGACACAAGCTAGTGCATactttgaataaaataaaaaataagaaaacttgTTATGATATTTACTCAGGTTCATTGTATGCATGTAAAAATGATTACTTTagttaaatttttgaaattcgATTTCCACATTTTGTTTAAAGTATTCTGTACATTGTGTACAAGATCTGGTTTACGTATTTCTCCAAATTATACCAGTATCTTGAGGAATATTgaggtacaaaaaaaaatgcatcaatGTGTGATTAGATGATCTGCAGCAAGCAGGAATTATAAGTTTGAACCACAGGTGCATATTTATCTCTCTTCAAGAATATTTGGGGCAATACAATACAGGTGACCAGAATTGAATGACACTTGTTACAGTTCAGTTTCAGGTGTCACTGCTAGTTGTTCATTCCGTATACATGACTTGAAGTATGTGTTTATCACACAGAAGTGTATGTTGTGCGGGGTGCAGGTGGGGGTTAGAGAatagaggggaggggggaggggatgatTATGTTTCTAATGTGAGTCTAGAGTTTGTACATTTTAAGACTATCTGCTGGCTGtcttttatttcttcaaataCTAATGCATAATGTTTGTAAAGTCAGTGAAAATATATTAAGAGTAGAAATTATGTAACATAAAGAGGGATAAAATTTAAAaggtttcttttacattttatttgatCTCTTCAGAAAATGCTGATTCACACACTTCAAAACTTGTTCATTTACACATTAAAACTTGCACATTTACAACAAAGATATGAAAGTTGGTGCAATGTTTCCATTTCAGAGAAACTCTTACAATGTCAGAATGCTAAGACACAAACTTTTAAACCTGCACAatcccctcccaacccccccaccccccaccccttggTCAAAGCATTGTGCTACTTAAAAGTCGTAACACTAACACACCAGTTTTATTTCATCATAAGGATGAGCTATTAAAGTAGAATTATTATACACTGTAGGAGACAAGATCTTTGTCACATGCCATATTGATCAATGTTTCTGAGGtaaaatttcttcttctttgccaTTACTCTTGTTTGCAGGAAGCATCCTGTTAATATACAACAAGCAAGAgttactaattttttttttttgtaaaattaatttGCTAAATACTTTTGTTGGattattgaaatgtattgctATAACTAGAGGTTAGATATATCACTGAACCACATCTACAGTAAAGTATTAAATGAGAAAGGAAACAAACACACTTTTGATGGGGAAATTACCCCCTGAAGTTAGATCGAATTCCTCTGTCTTTGGCTAAATTTGAATGACCTTTAGGACTACCCACACCAAGACAGCACCTTTTATAAAAAATTGTCTCAGTGCTGTAATCTTCGGATAAAAGACAAAATGCTATTTCTAAAACAGATCTTGCACTTTGTCCCTTACATACTAGACACATTGACATTCAAGCAATATCTTGAATAAGAATGGAGGAAGAAATAAGATCCTGTGCATTGTTTTGGTCAAGTGATAAGAATTTGATTAAAACACCTATCTCTATTTCCTTGTTATTGGTGACAAGCTCTTTTGCAATGTAACATTATGCAGGAGTTCTGTCTCTGAAAAGTTGCACCATATCatttcatacatatatttacatcaattatataatttacatatataacaaCTCTCTTAACTGTCCATTAAAAGTGAATTTTTTAACAGTCATATATCTTAGCAAGCTTGTAGTTGAAATGTACTATAACAggataaaacacacacacacacacatacattaaATGATCTCAAACCAAACTGTAACATGCTACAAGAGacagaaatttcatattttatgcaAGAGCTTCTTCGgatatgtttaatttttaataaaattgcATCGTTATGATTATGCCTAGTCTGGATTGAGATGAATCTCTAAATATGGAACCACAAACcagaaattaaatatattccTCATTAATAGCAGGACAATCAAAGAAGCTTTTCATACATTTAGGTTAATAACTGCAACAGGGGATCTTAAATAAGCATTTTCTGTGAATGAAATTTTCCAGGGAAATGTTTGTTTAGCAGTTTAGACGACTCTGGTGTGTGTCCCTTACGTAATACTATGGTACCTGAGTACAAAGTGTCGCTATGCATCTTTTGCGCTTGTATAGCaagttgcccattttgcataacaATGCGATGCTACACCGAATCAATTAATTCCCAAAGCTCCTATTCAAACATTAAGGGTACATCTACTTTTATCTATCTATACTGTTGATTTGTTTAAACAAAAGTTCAGATAAAAAAATCTATGGATTATATACCATATTACCTatgaaatatttacttgttatacaaagaaagagaaaaaaaaatggttgtgATAAAAAGGGgtagaaaataaatttgaagtCAAAATTTGAAGTTAATAGTTCAAAGTTTTTTATGCTTTTATAATGGAATGTAAAAACATGGCAACTAAACACACACAATATTTGGGGCTTAAAAACTaatcaaatgtaaaagaaagctaaagttgctattttatttacaaatgaaaacaaagaaaaaagaaaatagaaaaaccattggacaaaaagaaacaaataaattgataaaaatacCTGAGGACATGGTTATCTGTTTACTAATTGTTAGTGCGTTGTCCATCAAAGAATCACTTATTTTTTAAgtataaaccaaactttctgaAAATAGTTAACCTATTTGATCAGTTTGGCTTCTTAAACTTGTATTTGTGCAGCATATAAATGATACAGTCTATTATTAACTACGACTGTTatttattttgctttctttttgtaTACTGATACTACAACCCTGCATATTATATCAAATGCAAATTTAATGTTGGCATTTTATAAGACAAAGAAACAGATAACTTGCAAAGGTACACCTGAAATCTTTTATACTGTATCACTTATGTGCTGTTCTTGCACAAAATGTCATAATGTCAAAGCTtataggcattgaagactcacccca
Above is a genomic segment from Apostichopus japonicus isolate 1M-3 chromosome 5, ASM3797524v1, whole genome shotgun sequence containing:
- the LOC139968063 gene encoding NAD-dependent protein deacylase sirtuin-5A, mitochondrial-like isoform X2 translates to MMTKEPNKAHYAIAACEKRLSKQDRKVTVITQNIDELHRSAGTENLLELHGTLFKTRCVKCGTVREARNNPLVPALQGRGMPEPNANSTPIPEKDLPRCQEDGCDSLVRPHVVWFGESLNDEVLRKTDEELESCDLCLVVGTSSVVYPAAMFAPMLASRGVTVAEFNMEETQATSSLKYHFHGAAGEFVPQALARHESEPVE